Proteins encoded within one genomic window of Coprococcus phoceensis:
- a CDS encoding pro-sigmaK processing inhibitor BofA family protein has protein sequence MQEEPKTSFLINFIVRAVVGMGLIFFVNQYLEYRGISLRVGLNGISFLTSGILGVPGVAMLYGILAYKIL, from the coding sequence ATGCAGGAAGAGCCGAAAACCAGTTTTCTTATTAACTTTATTGTCAGAGCAGTAGTCGGTATGGGACTCATTTTTTTTGTCAATCAGTATCTGGAATATAGGGGGATCTCTCTGAGAGTAGGATTAAACGGAATTTCCTTTTTGACATCCGGAATCCTTGGAGTGCCAGGGGTTGCGATGCTTTACGGGATATTGGCGTACAAAATTTTATAG
- a CDS encoding P-loop NTPase family protein, protein MSEKNIVICDQEVKYAEKLMENIMERKEFAVRVYVCSTWENVKILSRDKNIHILVIDETCAKKERKGVEAEQIFVLTTGNFQNVSQDEKCVYKYQCVDQILSEILEIYFERTKENMMRSVKKESVKMLAVYSPIHRAGKTSFAVAFGKELARCKKVLYLNLEEYFGYGGIFTQADGGNLGDVLYYTRQENSNFGLRLGMLVRKMDELDYIPPMPVSLDLKEVLWEEWEVLLKQIVEDSVYEVILLDVGECVQGLFQMLDLCDRIYMPILEDSISQGKLRQYEENLQTLQLERLSEKTYSFIVPQDIENAVRRLVKEERL, encoded by the coding sequence TTGAGTGAGAAGAATATTGTAATATGCGATCAGGAAGTCAAATATGCCGAGAAATTAATGGAAAATATTATGGAGCGAAAAGAATTTGCGGTGAGGGTATATGTATGCAGTACCTGGGAAAATGTAAAGATACTTTCGCGGGATAAAAATATTCATATCTTGGTCATAGATGAAACCTGTGCGAAGAAAGAGCGAAAAGGAGTGGAGGCAGAACAGATTTTTGTGCTGACGACAGGTAATTTTCAGAATGTGTCTCAGGATGAAAAGTGTGTTTACAAGTATCAGTGCGTGGATCAGATATTGTCAGAGATTCTGGAGATATATTTTGAGAGAACAAAAGAAAATATGATGCGAAGTGTGAAAAAGGAATCGGTTAAAATGCTGGCGGTATACTCGCCTATCCACAGAGCGGGAAAGACAAGCTTTGCAGTGGCGTTTGGAAAAGAACTGGCGAGATGTAAAAAAGTGCTGTATTTGAATCTGGAAGAATATTTCGGATATGGCGGAATATTTACACAGGCAGACGGTGGAAATCTTGGAGACGTCCTGTATTATACAAGACAGGAGAACAGTAATTTTGGACTTCGGCTTGGAATGCTGGTCAGGAAAATGGATGAATTGGATTATATTCCGCCGATGCCGGTAAGTCTTGATTTGAAGGAGGTACTTTGGGAAGAATGGGAAGTTTTGCTGAAACAGATTGTGGAGGACAGCGTCTATGAGGTGATTCTTTTGGATGTCGGCGAATGTGTGCAGGGACTTTTTCAGATGCTGGATTTGTGTGACAGGATTTATATGCCAATTTTAGAGGATAGTATCTCACAGGGAAAACTGCGACAGTATGAGGAGAATCTGCAGACACTGCAGTTGGAGAGACTGTCAGAAAAAACATATTCGTTTATTGTCCCACAGGATATTGAAAATGCGGTAAGGAGGCTTGTGAAGGAGGAACGTCTATGA
- a CDS encoding CpaF family protein, translated as MIQMEELYEKILAELDLSKEVEDDELVEIIHRTLEEKGKESYIPLKQKSGLGKELFNTFRKLDILQELIEDDEITEIMINGTDHIFVEKQGKILELEKRFITRTKLEDVIQQIVAGSNRIVNEASPIVDARLPDGSRVNVVLYPVALNGPIVTIRKFPKENITMEQLVQWEAVGPELVPFLKRLMEAKYNIFISGGTGSGKTTFLNALSDFIPKDERIITIEDNAELRIKNVPNLVRLEARNANVEGTGEISIRDLIKSALRMRPTRIIVGEVRGSEAIDMLQSLNTGHCGASSGHSNSPEDMLSRLETMVLMGMDIPLTAIQRQIASAIDIIIHLGRLRDRSRKLLQIVEVLGYEDGKIQLQTLYEFQETEMIGGKIKGEWVKLHEIQKKEKLLAAGHSQA; from the coding sequence ATGATTCAGATGGAAGAATTATATGAGAAAATTCTGGCGGAACTGGATCTGTCGAAGGAAGTGGAAGATGACGAACTTGTAGAGATCATACACCGGACTTTAGAAGAAAAGGGAAAAGAGTCCTATATACCATTGAAACAAAAATCAGGTCTTGGAAAGGAACTGTTCAATACATTCCGAAAGCTTGATATTTTGCAGGAACTGATTGAAGATGATGAAATTACGGAGATTATGATCAATGGAACTGATCATATTTTTGTGGAGAAGCAGGGAAAGATTTTGGAACTTGAAAAGAGATTTATCACAAGGACAAAACTGGAAGATGTGATTCAGCAGATTGTAGCGGGTTCAAACCGGATTGTAAACGAAGCTTCACCGATTGTGGATGCAAGGCTTCCGGATGGTTCCAGAGTCAATGTGGTACTTTATCCGGTTGCGTTAAATGGTCCGATTGTGACAATTCGAAAATTTCCGAAAGAGAATATCACAATGGAGCAGCTTGTACAGTGGGAGGCAGTCGGACCGGAGCTTGTGCCATTTTTAAAGCGGCTGATGGAAGCAAAATACAATATTTTTATCAGCGGTGGAACAGGTTCTGGGAAAACCACTTTTTTAAATGCATTGTCGGACTTCATCCCAAAAGATGAGAGGATAATTACGATTGAGGACAATGCAGAGCTGAGAATCAAAAATGTTCCGAATCTGGTTCGTCTTGAGGCGAGAAATGCAAATGTGGAAGGAACAGGAGAGATTTCGATTCGCGATTTAATCAAATCGGCGCTTCGAATGCGCCCAACGAGAATTATTGTCGGTGAAGTGCGCGGAAGTGAGGCGATCGACATGCTGCAGAGTCTGAATACCGGACATTGCGGAGCGAGCAGCGGGCATTCGAACAGTCCGGAGGATATGCTCAGCCGATTAGAGACAATGGTTCTGATGGGAATGGACATTCCGCTTACGGCAATTCAGAGACAGATTGCCTCAGCAATTGATATTATTATACACCTTGGAAGACTGAGAGACAGAAGCAGAAAGCTTTTACAGATTGTTGAGGTATTAGGGTATGAGGACGGGAAGATCCAGCTTCAGACGTTGTATGAGTTTCAGGAGACGGAGATGATTGGAGGGAAAATCAAAGGAGAATGGGTAAAATTACATGAGATACAAAAGAAAGAAAAATTATTGGCAGCAGGACATTCGCAGGCGTGA
- a CDS encoding type II secretion system F family protein has protein sequence MRYKRKKNYWQQDIRRRDYLLAVLTGSFVILMFSYLFYGTCLCAILLAPYLVYFLKSWEKQWIEKRKNVFQLQFKEAVQSLATALNVGYSVENAMREALKDLQIIYKKDELIVREFRYMVRQLDVNVTMEKVLQEFSQRTGEEDVQTFVTVFVMAKRSGGDMIAIIRNTVQQMSEKADIRREIGTIIASKKLEFKVMSAIPFGMICYMKFSFPEFMGVLYGNAAGVVIMTICFLGYVIAYEIGKRIVEIEV, from the coding sequence ATGAGATACAAAAGAAAGAAAAATTATTGGCAGCAGGACATTCGCAGGCGTGATTATCTGTTGGCGGTATTAACAGGCAGTTTTGTAATTTTAATGTTTTCGTATTTATTCTATGGGACATGTCTATGTGCAATTCTATTGGCACCTTATTTAGTCTATTTTTTAAAATCATGGGAAAAACAGTGGATAGAAAAAAGAAAAAATGTGTTTCAGCTACAGTTTAAGGAGGCAGTACAGTCTTTGGCGACAGCATTAAACGTAGGATACTCAGTCGAAAATGCAATGCGTGAGGCATTAAAAGATCTGCAGATCATATATAAGAAAGATGAGCTGATCGTGCGGGAATTCCGGTATATGGTTCGACAACTGGATGTGAATGTAACAATGGAGAAAGTGCTTCAGGAGTTTTCACAACGGACTGGCGAGGAGGATGTTCAGACGTTTGTGACAGTATTTGTAATGGCAAAAAGAAGCGGCGGCGATATGATTGCGATTATTCGCAATACGGTACAGCAGATGTCGGAGAAGGCAGATATAAGAAGAGAGATTGGAACGATTATTGCCTCTAAAAAGCTGGAATTTAAAGTTATGTCGGCGATACCATTCGGGATGATCTGCTATATGAAGTTCAGTTTTCCGGAGTTTATGGGAGTCTTGTATGGCAATGCAGCCGGAGTTGTAATTATGACAATTTGTTTTTTAGGATATGTCATTGCATATGAGATTGGAAAACGAATTGTAGAAATTGAGGTGTAG
- a CDS encoding type II secretion system F family protein yields the protein MIICIIGYVVLLFLVLQKQKRKIFVWCEEKTGRQILLILFCANTIALGLFWLDRQEKDSGEIERNVYGGGSRRETYEITIGQTLKEKEVTIDVEEQRYTSQETKKIFKRVMEKMDEVILGENKSLDRVEKDLNLLTEWKDYPVQIQWELDHYEVMNVQGEIQTEKTKAEGTLVELTGRLMYGGEEALYVTNAMVYPESKSKEEKLLSDVLQLVEEKEKTTKTEKVFSLPKKINGQPIHWKKKVEARGYYVLVLGGVSAVLMIALKKQNEQKARKARKEQMLTDYPEIINKFALLLSTGMTTKNVWKRIVKNYEEQKICTGERAAYEEMRYTCNEMQSGITEAEAYERFGKRCGISVYMKFGALLAQNLKKGTKGMTDLLRNESDQAFENRKSRAKRLGEEAGTKLLAPMFGMLAIVLVIVIVPAFLSMQL from the coding sequence ATGATCATATGTATTATTGGATATGTGGTATTACTTTTTTTAGTGCTTCAAAAGCAGAAACGAAAAATTTTTGTGTGGTGTGAGGAAAAGACAGGAAGGCAGATTTTATTGATTTTGTTTTGTGCAAATACGATTGCACTCGGACTCTTTTGGCTGGACAGACAAGAAAAAGATTCAGGAGAAATCGAGCGGAATGTCTATGGCGGCGGAAGCAGACGAGAGACTTATGAGATCACGATCGGACAGACATTGAAAGAAAAAGAAGTTACGATAGATGTGGAAGAACAAAGGTATACATCACAGGAGACCAAAAAAATTTTCAAACGAGTGATGGAGAAAATGGATGAGGTTATTTTAGGTGAAAATAAAAGCCTTGATCGTGTGGAGAAAGACCTGAATCTGCTTACGGAGTGGAAAGATTATCCGGTGCAGATTCAGTGGGAGCTGGATCATTATGAAGTGATGAATGTGCAAGGAGAGATTCAGACAGAAAAGACAAAAGCAGAGGGAACGCTGGTAGAGCTTACCGGAAGGCTTATGTATGGTGGAGAGGAGGCTTTGTACGTGACAAATGCAATGGTATATCCGGAGTCGAAGAGCAAAGAAGAAAAACTACTGTCGGATGTTTTGCAATTGGTGGAAGAAAAAGAAAAAACAACAAAGACTGAAAAAGTATTTTCGCTTCCGAAAAAAATAAACGGACAACCAATTCACTGGAAAAAGAAAGTGGAAGCAAGAGGCTATTATGTACTTGTACTTGGCGGGGTGAGTGCTGTGCTTATGATTGCATTGAAAAAACAGAATGAACAAAAAGCAAGAAAGGCACGTAAAGAACAAATGCTTACAGATTATCCTGAGATTATTAATAAATTTGCACTTCTTTTAAGTACAGGAATGACAACGAAAAACGTGTGGAAAAGGATTGTGAAAAATTATGAAGAGCAGAAGATATGTACCGGAGAGCGGGCAGCGTATGAAGAGATGCGATACACCTGCAATGAAATGCAAAGCGGAATCACAGAGGCGGAGGCGTATGAAAGATTTGGTAAGCGGTGTGGAATCTCGGTGTATATGAAATTCGGGGCATTGCTTGCACAGAATCTGAAAAAAGGAACAAAAGGGATGACAGATTTGCTGCGAAATGAATCGGATCAGGCATTTGAGAATAGAAAAAGCAGAGCGAAGCGATTGGGTGAGGAGGCCGGAACAAAACTTCTTGCGCCAATGTTTGGAATGCTTGCAATTGTACTTGTCATCGTGATTGTTCCGGCATTTTTATCCATGCAGTTATAA
- a CDS encoding Flp1 family type IVb pilin encodes MKKIRRFLEFMKEEKGIGVVEVILILVVLIGLVIIFKSQLTDLVQSIFDKITSESGRI; translated from the coding sequence ATGAAGAAGATAAGAAGATTTTTGGAATTTATGAAAGAAGAAAAAGGAATCGGGGTCGTGGAGGTGATTTTGATTCTGGTCGTGTTGATTGGTCTGGTTATTATTTTTAAATCGCAGCTTACAGATTTGGTACAGTCCATTTTTGATAAAATCACAAGTGAAAGTGGAAGAATATAA
- a CDS encoding DUF5702 domain-containing protein translates to MQKGEITAFLSLVFLLILSFLGAMVESASIQVLKNYKRADTILAVESVFAEYQKQLLEQYDLFALDAGYGEGRLDEGKILKRLEYYGAQENANQVEKSELLTDNRGAAFYRQAVRYVKSKIGLDHIEEDTSYWEEQEESGKDFEKEETEVQENLDSMLEGTEESLPSENNPIESVSSIQKSNLLQIIVENPEQLSEKCVKKEELASVRKLNTGKGNFAEKEKKNEVTGKLFFEKYLLEHFADITQTKEERALDYELEYLIGGYENDQKNLEAVVKKILPIRLGINYAYLLTDEVKKAEAEVLALSLCTLLTVPGITEVVKHAILLAWAYGEGLADLRTLVAGRKVPLVKSKETWKLKLSELLNIGEQGIQDVDQDTGEGLTYRDYLKGLLILQDKETLSMRALDLIEQNLDLKADNCVMRIEIESKCKLRRGVQYEFSTYFGYQ, encoded by the coding sequence GTGCAAAAAGGAGAGATCACTGCGTTTTTAAGTCTTGTTTTTCTTTTGATCTTGTCGTTTCTAGGTGCAATGGTAGAAAGTGCATCAATTCAAGTGCTCAAAAATTATAAAAGAGCAGATACGATCCTTGCTGTGGAAAGTGTATTTGCGGAATATCAAAAACAGCTATTAGAGCAATATGATTTGTTTGCATTGGATGCAGGTTATGGAGAGGGAAGATTAGATGAGGGAAAGATTCTAAAGCGTCTGGAATATTATGGCGCGCAGGAGAACGCAAATCAGGTGGAGAAGTCAGAGTTGTTGACAGACAACAGAGGGGCTGCATTTTATCGTCAGGCAGTTCGCTATGTGAAAAGTAAAATTGGGTTAGACCATATCGAAGAAGATACCTCATATTGGGAAGAACAAGAAGAAAGTGGGAAAGACTTTGAGAAAGAAGAGACGGAGGTTCAGGAAAATTTGGACTCTATGCTTGAGGGGACAGAAGAAAGTCTGCCAAGTGAAAATAATCCAATCGAATCCGTCTCGTCAATTCAAAAATCAAATCTATTACAAATCATTGTGGAAAATCCAGAACAATTATCAGAGAAATGTGTAAAAAAAGAGGAACTTGCCTCAGTGCGTAAACTAAATACAGGAAAAGGGAATTTTGCAGAAAAAGAAAAGAAAAATGAAGTGACCGGAAAACTCTTTTTTGAAAAATATCTGCTGGAACATTTTGCGGATATTACGCAAACGAAGGAGGAACGTGCATTGGACTATGAGTTGGAATATCTGATTGGAGGGTATGAAAATGATCAGAAGAATCTAGAAGCCGTTGTAAAGAAAATATTGCCAATTCGACTTGGAATCAATTATGCATATCTGCTTACGGATGAGGTAAAGAAAGCGGAGGCGGAAGTTCTGGCGCTGTCTTTATGTACGCTCCTTACTGTTCCGGGAATTACAGAGGTCGTAAAGCATGCAATCCTGTTGGCATGGGCGTATGGTGAGGGGCTTGCAGATCTTCGGACTCTTGTAGCGGGCAGGAAAGTGCCGCTTGTAAAAAGTAAGGAGACTTGGAAACTGAAGCTGTCAGAACTTTTGAATATCGGAGAGCAGGGAATACAAGATGTGGATCAGGATACAGGAGAAGGGCTGACATACCGGGATTATTTAAAAGGATTATTGATTCTGCAAGATAAAGAGACATTATCTATGCGGGCTTTGGATTTAATAGAACAGAATCTGGACCTAAAGGCAGATAACTGTGTGATGCGTATAGAGATTGAAAGCAAATGTAAACTGCGGCGTGGCGTACAATATGAATTTTCAACATATTTTGGATATCAATAA
- a CDS encoding pilus assembly protein, translated as MVPIFFFAVLSLVYLLEIMNVQTVMRSALHCAAKEIAEEAYVNPLVIRGKLEKHIVEHVGETWLDHSVISGGSDGIDCRKSMAWGSTGIMDLSLIYKVEVPILMFRIPAIVQEESMRVKGWNGYAGNGFGNQSDETIYITDTGIVYHKDADCTYLELSIKSVAISDVEQLRNESGGKYYPCESCMRKTFGKQMVYITDTGNRYHGSLSCSRLKRTVYAVPLSEVFGRGGCKRCVK; from the coding sequence GTGGTGCCAATATTCTTTTTTGCAGTGTTGAGCCTTGTGTATTTGCTGGAAATTATGAATGTCCAGACTGTGATGAGATCTGCACTCCATTGTGCAGCAAAAGAAATCGCGGAGGAAGCATATGTTAATCCGCTTGTAATACGAGGGAAGCTGGAAAAACATATTGTAGAACATGTGGGAGAAACATGGCTGGATCACAGTGTTATTTCTGGCGGTTCGGATGGAATAGACTGTAGGAAGTCAATGGCATGGGGAAGTACAGGAATTATGGATCTGTCATTGATATATAAGGTTGAAGTTCCTATTTTAATGTTTCGTATCCCTGCAATTGTACAGGAAGAATCTATGCGGGTGAAAGGGTGGAATGGCTATGCCGGAAATGGATTTGGAAATCAAAGTGATGAGACTATCTATATTACAGATACCGGAATTGTATATCATAAAGATGCAGATTGCACGTATTTGGAATTGTCTATAAAGTCGGTTGCCATATCAGATGTGGAACAATTGAGAAATGAAAGTGGAGGAAAATATTATCCATGTGAATCGTGTATGAGAAAAACATTTGGAAAGCAAATGGTATACATCACAGATACGGGTAATCGATATCATGGATCACTTTCGTGCAGCAGACTAAAACGAACGGTATATGCAGTGCCTTTATCCGAAGTTTTTGGAAGAGGAGGGTGTAAAAGATGTGTAAAATAG
- a CDS encoding prepilin peptidase: MCKIEDFIMLLLLLWCSISDLRTKKIPTVLLIIMSLTVIMIRLIFIRQEIAGMAGGALMGAIFWLISKYTNQAIGYGDSWLLGNMGIYLGGISMLEVATTAFFLTGLVSLAGIVIKQWKKNVTVPFAPFLTAAYLGVIML, translated from the coding sequence ATGTGTAAAATAGAGGATTTTATTATGCTTTTGCTTTTGCTTTGGTGTAGTATAAGTGATCTTCGCACAAAGAAAATACCGACGGTGCTGCTGATCATTATGAGTCTTACCGTAATTATGATTCGTTTGATTTTTATAAGACAGGAAATAGCTGGTATGGCAGGAGGTGCATTGATGGGAGCGATATTCTGGCTCATCAGTAAATATACAAACCAAGCGATTGGATATGGAGATAGCTGGCTTCTTGGAAATATGGGAATATATTTGGGAGGTATCAGTATGTTGGAAGTTGCGACAACTGCATTTTTTCTTACAGGACTTGTCTCACTTGCAGGCATTGTAATCAAACAGTGGAAGAAGAATGTCACAGTTCCGTTTGCCCCGTTTTTGACCGCAGCGTATTTGGGGGTGATCATGCTGTGA
- a CDS encoding TadE family protein: MKKNQNGSFTIEASFVVPIILMVFMASVYIIFYFHDKNILSGAAYETAVVGSERKSYKKEELEAYFRRRIKGKLIVFSNVKENIEVEREKITVTCSAKKRRMKIKVSASVKQTEPETYIRNVRKIKKIEEKIGDTK, translated from the coding sequence GTGAAGAAGAACCAAAATGGCAGTTTTACAATAGAGGCATCTTTTGTTGTGCCGATTATTTTAATGGTGTTTATGGCAAGCGTATATATCATATTTTATTTTCATGACAAGAATATTCTGTCGGGGGCTGCATATGAGACAGCTGTGGTAGGAAGTGAAAGAAAGAGTTATAAAAAAGAGGAGTTAGAGGCATATTTTAGAAGAAGAATAAAAGGGAAACTGATTGTTTTTTCTAATGTGAAAGAAAACATAGAAGTGGAAAGAGAAAAGATTACGGTCACGTGCAGTGCGAAAAAGAGGCGGATGAAGATAAAGGTTAGTGCCTCGGTGAAACAGACAGAACCGGAAACGTATATTCGAAATGTGCGAAAAATAAAAAAAATAGAAGAAAAGATAGGAGATACCAAGTGA